From the Salvia hispanica cultivar TCC Black 2014 unplaced genomic scaffold, UniMelb_Shisp_WGS_1.0 HiC_scaffold_1280, whole genome shotgun sequence genome, one window contains:
- the LOC125198205 gene encoding vacuolar protein-sorting-associated protein 37 homolog 1-like isoform X1, which yields MFKNFWGSQARPQEMSTNSWYPSSVISSSSSSRPTTPGSSTSSSFGVSRPTDRPNSSSNVSPAEAAGIIAMLKDKSVDELRKLLSDKDAYQNLLHSLEPVKTQNRVRDELRNETLQLARENLEKEPRIMELRNQCRIIRTTELAAAQEKFHELERKKDENLKYYSPSSLIHRLQDAMIKTEEESEALHRQLLDREVDLSAFVQKYKKMRHTYHKRTLTHLAAKTCATS from the exons ATGTTCAAGAATTTCTG GGGCTCTCAGGCCCGCCCCCAGGAAATGTCCACAAACTCATGGTATCCATCTTCCGTCATTAGTTCATCCAGCTCCTCACGCCCTACAACGCCTGGATCCAGTACCTCTAGCAGCTTTGGTGTATCGAGACCGACTGACCGACCAAATTCTTCGTCAAATGTTTCACCTGCAGAGGCCGCCGGCATCATTGCTATGCTAAAAGATAAGAG TGTTGATGAACTTAGAAAGCTTCTATCAGACAAGGATGCGTATCAAAATCTGTTGCATTCACTGGAACCTGTCAAAACACAAAATAGG GTCAGAGATGAACTCAGGAATGAAACACTGCAGCTAGCAA GAGAGAATCTCGAAAAGGAACCACGTATAATGGAGCTAAGGAATCAG TGCAGAATAATCCGAACTACAGAGTTGGCTGCTGCTCAAGAAAAATTTCATGaactagaaagaaaaaaggacGAAAATCTCAAGTACTATTCTCCCTCATCACTCATCCATCGGCTCCAAG ATGCGATGATTAAGACAGAAGAGGAGTCTGAGGCCCTGCACCGGCAGCTCCTTGATAGAGAAGTCGATCTTTCAGCCTTTGTACAGAAATACAAGAAGATGAGGCATACTTATCATAAACGCACTCTTACCCACCTCGCCGCGAAGACTTGTGCAACCAGCTGA
- the LOC125198206 gene encoding pistil-specific extensin-like protein has translation MGAHILFTVAAALLLLATATTTATPECDIFHVTGSVLCQECGEGWNEWVNGANPIQGSKVSVTCLDERSRVVQYASDLTDEAGNFDVACNKYVNGKKLNPQNCYVRLVSSPDPVCNVATNFAGGKTGVKLHRPNVVYRDILKYALGSFYYTTPMCDDPDTNDQDDSEQNNY, from the exons ATGGGAGCACACATTCTCTTCACAGTCGCAGCAGCCCTGCTACTCCTGgccaccgccaccaccaccgcgACCCCGGAGTGCGACATCTTCCACGTCACTGGAAGCGTGCTCTGCCAGGAGTGCGGCGAGGGGTGGAATGAATGGGTCAATGGCGCCAACCCCATCCAAG GGTCCAAAGTGTCGGTGACGTGCTTGGACGAGAGGAGCAGGGTGGTGCAATACGCCAGTGACTTGACCGACGAAGCCGGAAACTTCGACGTTGCTTgtaataaatatgtaaacGGAAAGAAGTTGAACCCGCAAAACTGCTATGTGAGGCTTGTGTCGTCGCCGGACCCTGTCTGCAACGTGGCAACCAACTTCGCCGGTGGCAAGACTGGGGTCAAGCTCCACCGCCCCAATGTCGTGTACAGGGACATTCTTAAATACGCGCTTGGCTCGTTCTACTACACCACTCCCATGTGCGATGATCCTGATACAAATGATCAAGATGATTCCGAACAGAACAACTACTAA
- the LOC125198205 gene encoding vacuolar protein-sorting-associated protein 37 homolog 1-like isoform X2 has protein sequence MSTNSWYPSSVISSSSSSRPTTPGSSTSSSFGVSRPTDRPNSSSNVSPAEAAGIIAMLKDKSVDELRKLLSDKDAYQNLLHSLEPVKTQNRVRDELRNETLQLARENLEKEPRIMELRNQCRIIRTTELAAAQEKFHELERKKDENLKYYSPSSLIHRLQDAMIKTEEESEALHRQLLDREVDLSAFVQKYKKMRHTYHKRTLTHLAAKTCATS, from the exons ATGTCCACAAACTCATGGTATCCATCTTCCGTCATTAGTTCATCCAGCTCCTCACGCCCTACAACGCCTGGATCCAGTACCTCTAGCAGCTTTGGTGTATCGAGACCGACTGACCGACCAAATTCTTCGTCAAATGTTTCACCTGCAGAGGCCGCCGGCATCATTGCTATGCTAAAAGATAAGAG TGTTGATGAACTTAGAAAGCTTCTATCAGACAAGGATGCGTATCAAAATCTGTTGCATTCACTGGAACCTGTCAAAACACAAAATAGG GTCAGAGATGAACTCAGGAATGAAACACTGCAGCTAGCAA GAGAGAATCTCGAAAAGGAACCACGTATAATGGAGCTAAGGAATCAG TGCAGAATAATCCGAACTACAGAGTTGGCTGCTGCTCAAGAAAAATTTCATGaactagaaagaaaaaaggacGAAAATCTCAAGTACTATTCTCCCTCATCACTCATCCATCGGCTCCAAG ATGCGATGATTAAGACAGAAGAGGAGTCTGAGGCCCTGCACCGGCAGCTCCTTGATAGAGAAGTCGATCTTTCAGCCTTTGTACAGAAATACAAGAAGATGAGGCATACTTATCATAAACGCACTCTTACCCACCTCGCCGCGAAGACTTGTGCAACCAGCTGA